From a region of the Alnus glutinosa chromosome 1, dhAlnGlut1.1, whole genome shotgun sequence genome:
- the LOC133850976 gene encoding glyoxylase I 4, producing MAASAVKGVSLNHISRESSDIRRLANFYKEIFGFEEIESPNFLEFKVIWLNLASAFQLHLIERNPSTKLPEGPWSATSPVADPSHLPRGHHICFSVSNFDSFVRTLEEKGIQTFERSLPDGKVRQIFFFDPDGNGLEVAAPKE from the exons ATGGCAGCATCAGCGGTCAAAGGAGTGTCCCTCAACCACATATCCAGAGAATCCTCAGACATCAGGCGTCTCGCCAACTTCTACAAAGAG ATTTTTGGGTTTGAGGAGATAGAGAGCCCCAACTTCTTGGAGTTTAAGGTCATCTGGTTGAATCTGGCTTCAGCTTTCCAACTCCACCTCATCGAGAGGAACCCCAGCACGAAGCTTCCCGAAGGTCCCTGGAGCGCCACGTCACCCGTTGCTGACCCCAGCCATCTCCCCAGAGGTCACCATATCTGCTTCTCCGTCTCCAATTTCGATTCTTTTGTGCGAACTCTCGAG GAAAAGGGAATTCAGACTTTTGAGAGGTCCCTCCCTGATGGGAAGGTTAGgcaaatcttcttctttgatcCCGATG GGAATGGATTGGAGGTTGCGGCTCCAAAGGAATGA
- the LOC133859121 gene encoding pentatricopeptide repeat-containing protein At4g14850, which yields MPFLTPNSLAALLQSAVSTRSFLLGRATHAQIIKTLATPLPSFLFNHLVNMYSKLDLPRSAQLVLSFTPSRTVVTWTALIAGFVQNGHFASALLQFSDMLRECIRPNDFTFPCAFKASAALRMPVMGKQVHGLAVKDGQIRDVFVGCSAFDMYSKTGLRDEARKLFDEMPERNIVTWNAYICNAVLDGRPRKAVGAFIDFLRVGGEPDSITFCAFLNACSDASYLEPGRQLHGFVIRSGFEADVSVSNGFIDFYGKCREIGSSEMVFYKMGQRNDVSWCSMVTGHVQNAEEEKACMVFLQAREEGIEPTDFIVSSVLSACAAFSGLELGRSVHALAVKACVEGNIFVGSAIVDMYGKCGNINDAKQAFHEMPKRNLITWNAMLGGYAHQGHADMALALLEEMTFGSNEVVPNYVTLVCVLSACSRAGAVKMGMEIFESMRVKYGIEPGVEHYACVVDLLGRAGMVERAYEFIKRMPIPPTTSIWGALLGACRVYGKPELGKIAADNLFELDPKDSGNHVVLSNMFAAAGMWEEATLVRKEMKDVGIKKGAGCSWISVKNAVHVFQAKDTSHERNSEIQAMLAKLRREMKEAGYVPDTNFSLHDLEEEEKTSEVWYHSEKIALAYGLITLPPGVPIRIIKNLRICGDCHSAIKFISGIVGREIVVRDNSRFHRFKDGQCSCRDYW from the exons ATGCCCTTCCTCACCCCCAACTCCCTCGCCGCCCTGCTCCAATCAGCGGTCTCCACTCGCTCCTTTCTCCTCGGACGCGCCACCCATGCCCAGATCATCAAGACCCTCGCCACCCCTCTCCCTTCCTTCCTCTTCAACCACCTGGTCAACATGTATTCCAAACTCGACCTCCCCCGTTCGGCCCAACTCGTCCTCTCGTTCACCCCGTCCCGCACCGTCGTCACCTGGACCGCCCTCATTGCCGGCTTTGTCCAAAACGGCCATTTTGCCTCTGCTCTCCTCCAGTTCTCCGACATGCTCCGTGAGTGTATTCGGCCCAATGACTTCACCTTCCCTTGCGCGTTCAAGGCCTCGGCTGCGCTTCGCATGCCCGTTATGGGAAAACAGGTTCATGGGCTTGCGGTTAAGGACGGTCAGATACGTGATGTCTTTGTGGGGTGTAGTGCTTTTGATATGTACTCTAAAACGGGGCTGCGAGACGAGGCCCGGAAgctgtttgatgaaatgcccgAAAGAAACATTGTGACATGGAATGCTTATATTTGCAATGCGGTGCTTGATGGGCGACCACGAAAAGCAGTTGGCGCGTTTATTGATTTTCTAAGGGTGGGTGGGGAGCCAGATTCGATAACGTTCTGTGCATTTCTTAATGCGTGTTCTGATGCTTCGTATTTGGAGCCTGGGAGACAATTGCATGGGTTTGTAATTCGAAGTGGCTTTGAGGCAGATGTGTCAGTCTCGAATGGGTTTATTGATTTCTATGGGAAGTGTAGGGAGATTGGCTCATCTGAGATGGTTTTTTATAAAATGGGTCAGCGGAACGATGTTTCTTGGTGCTCTATGGTGACTGGACATGTGCAAAATGCTGAGGAGGAGAAGGCTTGTATGGTCTTCTTGCAAGCTAGGGAAGAAGGCATTGAGCCGACAGATTTTATTGTTTCAAGTGTTCTGAGTGCTTGTGCTGCGTTTTCAGGGCTTGAATTAGGCAGGTCAGTTCATGCTCTTGCTGTAAAGGCCTGCGTGGAGGGGAATATCTTTGTTGGGAGTGCAATAGTTGACATGTATGGTAAGTGTGGAAATATAAATGATGCGAAGCAAGCCTTTCATGAGATGCCTAAGAGGAACTTAATCACTTGGAATGCGATGTTAGGTGGGTATGCGCACCAAGGGCATGCAGACATGGCTTTGGCATTGTTGGAGGAGATGACATTTGGTAGCAATGAGGTGGTGCCAAATTATGTGACTTTGGTTTGTGTATTATCGGCTTGTAGCAGGGCAGGGGCAGTGAAAATGGGCATGGAGATTTTTGAGTCAATGAGAGTGAAATATGGGATTGAACCAGGGGTAGAGCATTATGCATGTGTAGTGGACTTGTTAGGTCGAGCTGGGATGGTAGAGCGTGCGTACGAGTTCATTAAGAGAATGCCAATTCCTCCAACAACATCAATTTGGGGGGCTCTTTTAGGGGCTTGTAGAGTGTATGGGAAGCCAGAACTGGGGAAGATTGCTGCTGACAACTTATTTGAACTTGATCCAAAAGACTCTGGCAATCATGTGGTGCTTTCAAATATGTTTGCAGCTGCTGGCAT GTGGGAAGAAGCCACTCTTGTGAGAAAGGAGATGAAGGATGTCGGTATCAAAAAGGGTGCAGGCTGCAGTTGGATCTCCGTAAAGAATGCAGTCCACGTCTTCCAAGCAAAGGATACTTCCCATGAGAGGAACTCAGAGATTCAGGCAATGCTAGCTAAGCTAAGGAGGGAGATGAAGGAAGCTGGCTATGTACCCGATACCAATTTCTCTCTCCATGATttagaagaggaagagaaaacaTCAGAAGTTTGGTACCACAGCGAGAAGATTGCCCTTGCCTACGGCCTCATAACTCTTCCTCCTGGAGTACCTATAAGGATCATAAAAAATCTTAGGATTTGTGGAGACTGCCATAGTGCCATCAAGTTTATCTCAGGCATTGTTGGTAGAGAAATTGTTGTGAGAGATAACAGTCGGTTTCATCGCTTTAAGGATGGTCAGTGCTCTTGTAGAGACTATTGGTGA
- the LOC133864981 gene encoding uncharacterized protein LOC133864981, with the protein MDFHTGNRVGTSRQKGTDAVSSLGEEISFLLSRWNGLQMAVQNQWGGHDSLQKSHQLATDIFSWFSQSNASLYVEDLENLLHERMLFSFNTEIEDGSIEEVAEQLMIMHEEYPMEIICHLKGTQL; encoded by the exons ATGGATTTCCACACCGGAAACCGCGTTGGTACTTCTCGTCAGAAGGGTACGGATGCAGTCTCATCTCTAGGGGAGGAGATCTCCTTCCTTCTCTCCCGATGGAACGGCCTCCAAATGGCAGTCCAGAACCAGTGGGGCGGCCACGACTCCCTCCAGAAATCCCACCAGCTAGCCACCGATATCTTCTCCTGGTTCTCTCAATCCAAtg CATCGCTTTACGTGGAAGATTTAGAGAACTTGCTGCATGAAAGAATGCTATTCTCTTTCAACACGGAGATCGAGGATGGTAGCATTGAAGAG GTGGCAGAACAGTTGATGATTATGCATGAAGAGTACCCCATGGAAATCATTTGTCATCTAAAGGGAACCCAACTCTGA
- the LOC133882608 gene encoding uncharacterized protein LOC133882608, whose amino-acid sequence MEIDISDESNRSSPSTEENGSHLRLVQPDESGDGLPYAPENWPNPGDIWTWRVGKRVASTGHYLDRYLYLPSSLCHSDYSSRKKNGFASKLSVERYIRTAFPGADINAFFASFSWKIPAEKSALSNGRRRSLFTLPLEEIAEYDVSDSQTDIGGCKAGNKMCSSISEQVDNPPLADMPCDLCCSEPRFCHFCCCILCSKTLNSDYGGYSYIKCEAVVDEGYICGHIAHIDCALRCYMAGTVGGSIGLDAEYYCRRCDGRTDLVSHATRLLQTCESIDSWDEIEKILSVGVCILRGSQKTTAKWLLNRFELAIAKLKSGTSPEDIWKVEDNVSAISSGAFDHGNAALGVTNGQDPLDIRTSSEHTLSIAFDPRLESLKLENEIDHVLLALQKSQESEYKMAVEMLYAQKNYLLNLYQQLEKERSDLKSELAHRTSSADSYTFLDTVLSRVNQIKQELMKLKDMEKVANGFGKTSKGILKEHFGLETEN is encoded by the exons atggAGATTGATATTTCAGATGAAAGTAATAGAAGCTCACCAAGTACAGAGGAAAATGGTTCTCATCTTAGGCTGGTTCAACCTGATGAGTCTGGTGATGGTTTGCCATATGCTCCTGAAAATTGGCCTAATCCAGGTGACATCTGGACTTGGAGGGTGGGGAAGAGAGTTGCCAGTACTGGACACTATTTGGATAGGTACCTGTATCTTCCAAGCAGCCTTTGCCATTCCGATTACTCCTCGCGTAAGAAAAATGGTTTTGCCAGCAAACTTTCTGTTGAACGATATATCCGAACAGCATTCCCTGGTGCTGACATTAATGCATTTTTTGCCTCATTTAGCTGGAAGATCCCGGCAGAGAAATCGGCATTATCAAATG GTAGGAGGCGCAGTTTATTTACTTTACCTCTTGAAGAGATAGCAGAATACGATGTGTCTGATTCCCAGACTGACATAGGGGGTTGTAAGGCTGGAAATAAGATGTGCAGCAGCATCTCGGAACAAGTAGACAACCCACCTTTAGCAGACATGCCCTGTGATCTTTGCTGCAGTGAACCTCGGTTCTGCCATTTTTGTTGTTGCATCTTATGTAGCAAGACTTTAAATTCAGACTATGGAGGCTACAGTTACATCAAATGTGAAGCAGTGGTGGATGAGGGTTATATATGTGGGCATATTGCTCACATAGACTGTGCTCTTCGGTGTTACATGGCTGGGACAGTAGGAGGAAGCATTGGGTTGGACGCTGAGTACTATTGCCGTCGTTGTGATGGAAGAACAGATCTGGTTTCACATGCTACAAGGCTTTTACAAACATGTGAATCTATTGATTCTTGGGATGAGATAGAGAAGATTTTAAGTGTTGGTGTCTGTATTTTGCGGGGTTCACAGAAAACAACTGCAAAGTGGTTACTGAATCGCTTCGAATTGGCCATTGCAAAG CTTAAAAGTGGGACATCTCCTGAAGATATCTGGAAAGTAGAAGACAATGTCTCGGCTATATCCTCAG GTGCCTTTGATCATGGAAATGCTGCTCTAGGAGTTACGAATGGCCAAGACCCTTTGGATATCAGAACAAGCTCAGAGCACACTTTATCCATAGCCTTTGACCCTAGGTTGGAGTCTCTAAAGCTTGAGAATGAGATTGACCATGTTCTGCTAGCACTGCAAAAATCACAGGAGTCTGAATATAAAATGGCAGTGGAAATGCTTTATGCACAGAAGAATTATCTTCTTAATTTGTATCAGCAACTCGAGAAAGAGCGGTCTGATTTGAAGTCTGAACTGGCACATCGCACATCATCAGCAGACTCGTATACCTTTCTGGATACTGTCTTGAGTAGAGTAAATCAGATAAAACAGGAACTCATGAAACTCAAGGATATGGAAAAAGTAGCAAACGGTTTCGGAAAGACATCTAAAGGAATCCTGAAAGAACACTTCGGTTTGGAAACTGAAAACTAA
- the LOC133882622 gene encoding uncharacterized protein LOC133882622, which produces MILPLSPHNLIRSLIPIQNWASFSKGVSFVLLVLVLVLIFEKPFETSFSKNHHKQRINMKVHPMPKKRNITIQYDISSRNPLSEAQALLGLSSKKLRRLPHVFSRVLELPFRSDADVLVEESPDCFRFVAETDNDIGDVRAHTVEIHPGVTKIVVRESGSLQLSLDELELDMWRFRLPESTRPELASAVFVDGELIVTVPKGVEGLQGEEENGGGSGGDDEFWRDGNGGGFRGGIGGRLVLVQ; this is translated from the coding sequence ATGATTCTTCCTCTTTCACCTCACAATCTGATCAGGTCCCTGATTCCTATTCAAAATTGGGCTTCTTTTTCCAAAGGGGTATCTTTCGTTTTATTAGTACTAGTGCTAGTATTGATCTTTGAGAAACCCTTTGAAACCAGTTTCAGCAAGAACCACCACAAGCAACGAATCAACATGAAGGTCCACCCAATGCCCAAGAAGCGAAACATCACCATCCAATACGATATCAGCTCAAGAAACCCTCTCTCTGAGGCTCAGGCCCTTCTGGGTCTGAGCTCCAAGAAGCTCAGGCGCTTGCCCCACGTCTTCAGCCGGGTCCTGGAGCTTCCATTTCGGTCCGACGCCGATGTCTTGGTGGAGGAGAGCCCCGATTGCTTCCGATTCGTCGCCGAGACCGACAACGACATCGGCGACGTGCGGGCTCACACCGTGGAAATCCATCCCGGCGTGACTAAGATCGTGGTGAGGGAAAGTGGGTCGCTTCAGTTGTCCCTGGACGAGCTTGAGCTCGACATGTGGAGGTTTCGGCTGCCCGAGTCAACTCGGCCAGAGTTGGCGAGCGCGGTCTTTGTCGATGGAGAGCTTATCGTGACGGTGCCAAAGGGCGTTGAGGGACTGCAGGGTGAAGAGGAAAACGGTGGTGGTAGTGGTGGAGATGACGAGTTTTGGAGAGATGGGAATGGTGGGGGCTTTAGAGGAGGTATTGGAGGTAGGCTTGTGCTTGTACAGTAA